The sequence CCTGGCGTGCGGCGCGTACTTCGGAGCGGCTGCGGTTCCATGTGTCGAGCGACATGGAGGTGACGGAAACGAGGATGGTGATGATCACCGTGGTGATCGCCATCGCAACGAGAAGTTCGATGAGCGTGAATCCGTTCGCTGGGTTCTTGGTGCGGGTCTTCATGGGAAATCTCGGTTTGGATTCAGCGGCGGATCGCCAGGTTGCGGGTGAAGACAGGCTTTGTGACGGAGTCGAAGCGGGTCTTGAATGCGGCTCCGGTCAGGTAGCCGATGGATTTTGTTGGGACGCTGTGGAACTCGGCGGAAAAGGGGATCACCGCGTCCCTGAAATCGGCGGCTGTGGCCGCCGTGGCAGGGCTGCTTCCGGTCGGGTTTGCTATCGTGCCCTTGGTGCCAAGCACCATCTGGTTTCCGCTGAAGACCAGTTGTGTCGGTTTCACGAAGAAAATGGCGCCTTCCATGGCCTTGAGATCCTCCCTGAATTCCGCATCGTCCGCACGGCGAGCCATGGATTGCACGATGTAGTCTGTTCCGGGTTGGCCGGTTATCACAATCTTTGGTTTCGGGGTTCCGTCGGGCCGGATGGCGCTTGGATCCCCGCGGTATTGGTAAACGAAGATCGCGTTGGCTGCGACGTTGCCTTCCTTAAGCCAGGTGAAACCTTTCTCGAAGCCCGTTTTTGCAGCGGCGGGTGTCTGACCGCTGCGCAGGGTGACAAGTTCGCGCTCCAGGGTGGTGGTGAGCCGATCCGCCTGCTGGGAGCTTATGGAGCGGCGTATGCCCTGGGCGGCGGGGGTGAAGACCGCGATGAAGCCGGTGAGAAGCACGGCGAGTACGCCGATGGCGATCACCGTCTCCATGAGGGTGAAGGCCGGCGTTCCGTTGGATGATGTCTGGGGTTTTTGCATTTAAGGTCAGAAGTTGAACGGTATGTCGCTTTTTGGGAGTCCGGTGATCTGCTCCGGGCTGCGGAAAGTGGATGTGCGCCCGTTGCGCCATACCACGAATCCTGCGAAGTCGCGCTTTGCCGATGGGGTGGTCTTCGGCTCCTGCCCCTTTGGGCGTACGCCGGCTCCGATCACGAAGCTTGAGCCGGGCTTGTCGAAGATGCCCTCGCCATTGAATTCATAGTAATAATATTTCCCGGCATAATCGGCCTTCGCTGTTGTCAGCGTGAATTCCGGGATTTTCCCGCCGGGCTCCAGTTCGGAGTATTGGTAGCTGAAATAGGTGCCGCTGGGCATGTCATAGCCCCGGCTGGCCAGGATCCAGCGATCCGGGACGACGGCTCCATTCGCATCGATTTCCTCATGGATGATGACCACGCGCTGGAGATATTTTTCCTTGGTGGGATCCGCCGCAAGCACCATCACGCGCGCTTTGCAGCGTTTCGAGACAGCGATGGTGCGGGCTTCCTCAAAGAGGGCTTCGCAGGAGGCGATGGCACTCGATGTGCCCTTGCCAGCGTTGATGTTGCCCAGTCCGATGGCTCCCGCACCCATTAGGATGGCGATGATTGCAATGACGGTCAGGACTTCCACGAGGGTGAATCCACTGCGGATTCCCGCTCGGAACGGAAAGGCGGCGTTTGTTGGGCTCTTGTTCATCGGGCTCTCGGATGGGTCTTGGGTTTCATGGCTAATGTGGCTTTTTGGGGCTGGTTCCGCAAGTATTAATGTCAATACATCGCAGATACCCCCATTCATTGTGATGCCGCAGGGGAAATCTCATCAGGAGGGGAAGCGCCCACCGCCAGGTCCACTCATCCAGGCCCATGCGGAGGCGACGATTTCCTGCACATCCTTGTGTTTTGCCGACCAACCCAGGGTTTGCAGCGCGAGCGAAGGGTCGGCAACAAGCTCGGGCGGATCCCCCTCGCGGCGCGCGCCGAAGATGACAGGAACTTTTTTGCCAGTGACCGCCTCGGCGGCGTCGATGATCTCCCTGACGGAAATGCCCTTGCCGGTGCCAAGGTTGCAGCGCACGGATGGTTTTCCTGAAATCAGGTGGTCTAGGGCCAGTCCGTGCGCCTCCGCGAGATCCTCGACGTGGATGTAATCGCGGATGCATGTGCCGTCCGGGGTTGGGTAATCCGTTCCGTAGACTTCCAGGGTTTCTATCTCGCCGGTGATGGCCATGAGCACGCGCGGGATGAGGTGGGTCTCGGGATCATGGTCTTCGCCGATCTTGCCGTCCGCAGAGCATCCGCTCGCATTGAAATAGCGCAGGCAGGCGGAACGCAGGCCCCATGCATGGTCGCAGTCCCGAAGGATGCGCTCGACCATAAGCTTGCTGTGGCCGTAGGGATTGATCGGGTTCTGCGGGTTGGACTCGTCGATGGGCACACGCTCCGGGGTGCCGTAGGTTGCGCAGGTGGAGGAAAAAACAAAGGCCTTGCAGCCGTGCCGCTGCATCGCCTGTAGCAGTACGATGGGCTCGGCGGTGTTGTTCCAGTAGTATTTCAAGGGATCTGTCACCGATTCCCCGACATAGGCGAAGGCGGCGAAGTGGACGACGGCGCAGAAGCGATGTGTCTCGAAAAGCGATTGCAGCAAGGCGCGATCCCCGACATCGCCTTTCACGAATTCCACGCCCGCATCCACGATGGCCTCGGGGTGGCCGTAGGCGAGGTTGTCGAGGACGACGATTTTCTTTCCGGAGGAGGCGAGGTGGCGTACGGTATGCGAGCCGATGTATCCGGCACCGCCGGTGATGAGGATGGGTTGGTCGGTCATTTGGCGCAGCCCAGAAAAGCTGGGAACCCAAGCAAGTGCAAGACCCGATGATGCCATTGCGCCTGGATTCATCGCCCAGCGATGAAACCTGGGCCGCGCGCCCGGCCTTGGTGCGGGATCATTGCCGACAGTTGCAATTGTGTCCCGGACACGGCTTAACCCATGCTTTTCCCCGGATTTCCAGATCACGCTCAGCGATTTCAGGATAACAAAAGGCTAGACGAATCGCGGATACAGTGTCGATTGGTTTGGTAATGAAAATTTCCGCAATTGTGATGACCGCCGCCCTATTGGCCGCGACGCTCCACGCAAGGGAGCCCGCCGCTTCCGTGGCAGATCTCCGCAACCTCGAATCCATGGTTGCCCAAGTGGCGGCAAAGGCCATGCCCGCAACAGTGGCGCTGGTATCCGAGAAATCCGGTTCCTCGGGATCCGGCGTCATCGTTTCCCCGGACGGGCTCATCCTTACCGCCGCCCACGTGATCCAGGGCATGGGCGAGGTGGACGTGTATTTCCCCGACGGCAAAAAATGGCTGGGGAAGGTGCTCGGTGCGAACTATTCCAAGGACATCGGCATGGTCAAAATGACCGATCCCGGCCCGTGGCCTTTCGTCTTGATCGGCGAGTCCAAGCCACTGGAAGCCGGCGATTGGGTGGTTGCCCTCGGACACTCCGCAGGCTTCGACCCGGCCCGCACCCCGCCGGTCCGCTTCGGGCGCGTGATGTCCGACGGCCCGGGGAACTTTTTCACAACCGACTGCACGCTCATCGGCGGCGATTCCGGCGGGCCGCTCTTCGGCATCGACGGGAAACTCGTCGGGATCAACTCCTCGATCGGGGTTTCCTGGAAAAACAACAACCATGCCGGGGTTGACGGTTTCCGCGAGGATTGGGACAGGCTGACCGAAGGCCAGACATGGGGTATCCTGCAGATGAACCCGCTTGCCAATCCAGAGACCCCTGTGCTCGGCATAGGCATGGCCATGCAGCGCGGCCGCGATGTCGGAGTTTCGATCCAGAAGGTGGAGCCGAATTCGCCCGCCGCTGCCGCCGGTGTCAGGGTGGGTGATATGATCCGATCCGTCGATGGTGAATTGGTCCGCGAGGGCGCGGATCTCCAGCAGGTGCTGGTGAAACGCGAGGTCGGCGACAAGGTCAAGCTCGGCATCCTGCGGGGAGAGGAATCGCTGGAAATCGAGGTCGAGCTGGTAAAACGGGAGGAACTTTACAAGGTAAGATGAACATCACCCATACCATACGCTGCTGCGCCCTTTTGGCCGGCCTCGCAACAATGGCCTCCGCACAGCGCGGCAACGAAGAGGTGCCGCTGATGCGGTCCGACGAGAAGAAGACCGTGGATGGCCAGACGGATGCCTTCAACAAGGCGCTGGAATCCGTGGTCAGGGACGCAGCGGAATCGACTGTCCTCATTTGGGGAAGGGCGAACAACCCGCTTGAACTCGCCTACGGCACGGTCATCGGGGACGGCACACAGGTTCTCACGAAATGGAGCCAGATCATGCCCTATGCGGATACCCTTTACCTCCAGGGAGGCAATGGCCAGGAGGCGAAGGCGGAGGTGGCCGGGATCTATACGGAGGAGGATCTCGCCTTGCTGACGGTCAGGGGAGCTGCCTTCACCCCCGCGAAGTTCTACGAAGCGCCCCTCACCCTGGGCCGTTTCCTCGCGGCCTCCCGCCCTTCCGGAAAACCGGGCGCCTTCGGGGTTGTCGGAGTGTTGGAAAGGAATTTGCGCGAGACCGACCAGGCTCACCTGGGCATCCTGGCGGACCAGAAGTACAGAGGCGAGGGTGTCCGCATCGCCGACGTCCAGCCGGAATACGGTGCAGCCGCTGCCGGTATCCAGGCCGGGGATGTCATACTGAAAATCGGTGATCGCGCGATCTCCGGCTTGCAGGAGCTCAAAAATGCGATGAGCGGGAAACGTCCGGGAGATACGATCAAGATCTTGGTGGACTCCGCCGGCAAGGAGCGCAGCATTGATGTGCGTCTCTCGAACCGTCCGGTGCTAGGCCAGTTTTCCGGAGACCGCCTCAACCAGATGGAGCGCATGGGCGGGGAGCCGAACCGTGTGCGCAGCGGCTTTTCCCGTGTCGTCCAGTCCGACATGCAGATCGAGGCAAACCGCGTCGGCGGCCCCGTCGCGGATCTCGATGGGCGCATCGTCGGGATCACCATGGCGCGAGCGGATCGCACGCGCACCTACATCATGGGAAGCTCTGCGGTCATGGAAATGCTGAAGGGCAAAACCGATACCGTGGCCGAGGCGATGATCAAGATGGAGGAGGAGAGGCAACAGCTCGCCGAGCAGCGCCGCGCCATGATCCCGCAGCTCCGCGCCCAGGGCAAACCACGCGATGCACAGCGCATGCGCAGGCACCTCGGCGACATGGAGCGCCTCATCGAGCGGATGAACCGCGAGATGGAGGAGCTGGGCGAGAGGTGACCCTGCCCCAGGCATGGCCTCGCCATGCGGGAGGCCGAATCCGATCGGAGCGAAATCCAACAAATGCGGAGCTTTCCGACGGATAGGCTTGGCAAGGGCGGGCGGGATATGCGAGATAAGGACTGATAGCGATCCTACGGCGGCTCCCCCGCTTCCAAACACATGCCAAAATCACTCAAGACAACAAACCCGAGGATTCTCATCGTCACCCCGGAAATTACGTATCTTCCGGCCGGCATGGGGAACATGGCGCAGAGGATGTCCGCCAAGGCCGGCGGGCTGGCCGATGTGTCCGCATCGCTCGTATCCGCGCTTTTTAACCTCGGTGCCGATGTGCATGTGGCGATGCCGAACTACCGCAAGCTCTTCCAGGGCGATGTCTTCAACCTCCATGAGAAGGAGCTGAAAAAATACCACGAGGTGCTTCCCGAGGCGCACATCCACCTCGCGGAAGACCGCATTTTCTACTACCGGGACCGCGTTTACAGCAATCATTCCGATGAGGCGATGCGCATCGCTCTGGTGTTCCAGCGGGAGGTGATCAACCACATCGTGCCCAAGGCGCGTCCCGACCTGATCCACTGCAACGACTGGATGACCGCGCTCATCCCGGCCATGGCGAAGCGGCGCGGGATCAAGAGCCTGTTCACCGTTCACAACATCCACACCAGGCAGGTGAGCCTGGAGCAGGCGGAGGGCACCGGGATCGATGCCGCGGAGTTCTGGATGAACCTGTATTTCTCCGCGAACCCCGGCGGATACGACCATGCCCGCTCCCACGTGCCGGTTGATCTGCTGACCTCCGGGATCTTCGCCTCGCATTTCATCAACACCGTCAGCCCGCGCTTCCTATGGGAGATCGTGGAGGGCTGGCATCCCGTGGTGCCATGGTCGGTGCGCGAGGAAATCCGCAACAAATATCACGCCGGCTGCGCCTCCGGCATCCTTAACGCGCCGGATGCCTCCTACAGCCCGAAGACCGATGATTCCCTCGTCCGCAACTTCACGCACAAGGACTTCTGGGATGCGAAGCGGGAGAACAAGCTCGCCCTACAGCACGAGCTGGGACTGGATCAGAATCCGGACGCTCCGCTCTTCTTCTGGCCATCCCGCCTGGATCCCGTCCAAAAGGGGCCGCAGCTTGTCACCGATATCCTGGTGAAAACCGTTTCCGATTACTGGGACCGCGGCCTGCAGATCGCAGTGATCGCCAACGGGCCGCATGAGGTGCATTTCAAGCAGATCATCAAGGATTTCAACCTGGGGAACCGCGTTGCCATCGTGGATTTCAATGAACGCCAGTCGCGCTTGGCCTATGCGGCCTCGGATTTCATGCTGATGCCTTCGTTGTTCGAGCCGTGCGGGCTGCCGCAGATGACCGCGCCGCTCTACGGATCCCTCCCTGTGGTGCACGGCACCGGCGGGCTTTACGACACGATACGGCCCATAGATGTGCAGAACTCGACGGGCAACGGCTTCCGCTTCGACAATTACGATGCCGGTGCGCTGCGCTGGGGTGTGGATCGTGCGATGGAATTCCATGCGCTGCCCTTCGAGATCAGGGAGCCTCAGATCCGCCGAGTGATGAAGGAGAGCAAGAAGGAATTCAGCCACGAGGAGGTGGCTCGGCGTTACATCGAGATCTACGAGCAGATGCTTGCCCGCCCGCTCGTCGAGCAGGAGGCGGGTGAGGAGTTCAAGGGGCTGACGGCCGCGAATTACTCGTTCCTTCCCAGTTCGTAGGAGGGCCTATCTTGCCCTGGTGATCAGCGAGCCGGGGACTTCGATCACCTCATCCCTGTGGCTTACGAAAAACCTGTCCCCCTTTCCGGGGTGGACGATGTGGCCGCCGGTGAAACTCCCGAAGGCTGGCAGTGTCAGGCGGTTTCCCGATAGGTGGAAGCAGGGCAGGCGCAGCGATGTTTTCCGCCCGTCCGGGATGCGCAGCACGGGGTGGATGTGGCCGCAGGCGGTGGGCATGCCATGCACCGCATCCTCCGGGCTGTGGACGATGCGGATACCGCACAGATCAAGGTGATCGGATGTGCCGATGCTGGTGGGAAGCCCGCGAATCCTGCGGTCATGGTTCCCGGTTACGAGTGAAAAGGGGATTCCGATCTCTTGGGTGAAATCGGCAAGTTCCTCCATCAGCGAGGAGTTGGCTCCGGCGGGGGCGTGGAAGAGATCGCCGGCGATGACGAGCTGGTCCGGGCGGTGCACGCGGATGAGCTTGGCGAGGCGGGCGAGATCGCGGGCGGTGTCACCCTCCGGAACAGGCAGTCCGTTGGCGCGGAAGGCGGCGGATTTCCCAAGGTGGATATCGGCTGCAACAAGATGCGTGCGCTCGCCGAGCACCAGAAGTGCGCTATCGGGCAGGAGCTTCAGTGGGACGGGTGCGAAACTTTCGATAAGCATGGCGTCCTGTGTTTACCGGCGGTTGGCGGGTTTGCCCTCCTCCTCCAGGTGAAGCAAAAGGATGCGGCGGATCTCATCGGATGCCGCCGGATGGTTCGGCACCCCATGGTTTGAGGGCACGATGAGCTCAGAGGCGACCGGGCTGACCCGCGACGACCAGTAAGGCACCACGCCGTCGCTGCTTTCAGGCGTGTCTCCCTGGCCCTTGTCGCCGATGATGGAGTGGAATGCCATCCCTGCGGGTAGGGGCATCCGTTCCAAGGCCCGGAAGCCGCGGCTGTTTGGCGAGAGGCTGCTGATCGCGGTCGGCGGGCGTAAGGTCTCGGACTCCGCGCTGCCGTCAAGGGAGCTTCCGAGGCCTTGCGCGGTCGCATCAAGTATGCCGATCGTGAGGGTCTTCGGCAGCCGGATCAGGTTGGAAATGAGTGCCGTCCCCCTGAAGTTGGCCATCGGGCTGCCGCGGTGCGGGACGGCCATGAAGACGATCCGTTTCGGATCGGCGTAGGGCTTGTAGAGCAAACCTTCCCGGATCAGTTCACGGGTTGTGGCACTGCTTTCCAGCTGGTCGAAGGGTGTGCTGAAGTGGGCGTCGTAGAGAGCCGTGCCGGGATCGGTGACCGCCGTCCGCGTGAGAAGCCCGCCCATGGAGTGGGTCAGGACCACCATCTTTTCCAGGTTCCTGTCGTCGCCCTGGGAGCGTGCGTATGAGGATGCCTCCTCCATGTTCTGGCGGAATTTCATGGCGTTGTAGAGCCAGGGGGTGCCGGTGGGGTAGTTGTAGAGCCAGATCTGGTAATTTTCCCTGAACCATGGCTCGGGCGAGAGGTCGTTGATGATATCGCGGTAGGCTTCCGGGCTCGATACCAGGCCGTGCACCATCACCAAGGGGATCTTGTCGGTGGTGTAAGGTTCGAGGAAATAGAGCCCCGTTTCCTTGGCAAAGCGCTCCGGGATGATGACGTTCTGGATGCGGAGGTTGTCGAGTTCACACATGTACCAGAAGAAATCCACGGGTGCGGTCCAGTCCGCCGCGAGGTGGTGGGTGTTCCTTCCGACCCTGTAATCGTCCTGCACCCAGCGCTTGGGGAAACGCCATTCGGGAACCGGTTTTCCGAAATCGAGCATGACCGTGAGGTTCCGCGGCTGTCCGTTGGGCGGATAGAACTTCGGACGCTCGACCCCGACCGGGGTTGTTGCCGTCCAGGCAACGGCAGGGATTCCCAAACCGTCGGTATAGTTGTGGCGATCCTTGGTGCGGATTTTCACCTTCGAGGCGGGGAAAAGCGCATCGACACGGGCAAGATCCTCATTGAGCCGGCCGGGCTTGGAAATGACGGTTCCGATTTTCGACGCCCGGGAATTCCAGTCGCCTCCACCGCAGCGGAGCTTGTCGAACAGAACGCCCACGGATTTGTTGTAGCTCTCCTGCGCCAGATGCCACTCCTCCTTTTTTCCGGGATCGGCAAGGATCGCCCAGTTGCGCCGCGCGTTCTCGAGCACTTCGTCGGCATTCCCGCGCGAGGCGATGGGAAGCATCCTGCAGGTTGGCGGCTGGGGTGAGCCGCAATTGAAGAGAAGGACAAGCGGGAGGAGAAAAACAATGGAACGCATACGAACTGCGCCCTACGTAATCCATCAGTCTGGATGGAACAAGAGGTTCCTCAAGGACTGTAAAGCACCCGGAAGCGGCCGAAATGGGCGGGAGGCGGCGAGGGAATGTCGTAGCGGTAGGTTGTGCGCTGGTAATTGGCGTTGAAAGGGTTGCTCGTTACGGTGATCCCCGCCGGCGGCGCTCCGAAAACCAGGTTTGTGGCCGCCTCCAGGCGGTAGTCGATCACATCCGCCCCGATGCGCTGAATGGTTTCCGCCACGAAAGCGCGGTTCGATCCGTTGACCTCGACACGGAACACCGGCAGTCCCTTGGTTGCCGTCGCGAAATTCCCGATCACCGCGCTGTCGGCAAGGTTCGGATTCATGTTGAATGCGTATTCCTCGTAGTTGGATACGCCGTCGAGATCGGGATCCTCGAAAGGTTCCGTGTCGGTCCCGGTCAGTCCGAACGACTCGGCGTATGCCTGCACCGCAGCCGCTCCCTGCGCCCACAGGATATGGTCGCCCGCTTGGCTGGCCACGAAGATGTCCATATCGCCGTCGCCGTTGAAGTCCGCCGCGATGACGGCCTCGGTTGTTTGGCTCCCGTATGTCGGTGTCTCAAGGACAAAGGACCCGGAGCCGTCGTTCGTCCATAGCTGATCCGGATTGGAGAAAAAGCCCCTGCCGAACCAGAGGTCGAGATCGGTATCCCCTTCGAGGTCGAATGCCGCAGCGGAAGTGGTGTTGTTGCCTGTGAAGACCTGCGCGGACTCCGTGAAGGTGCCGGAGCCGCTGTTCGTGTAGAGTTTGCTGCCTCCGGAAGAGTTCGCGCAGAGGACGTCGAGCCCCGGGCTGCCATCGAAATCCCCTAGCAGGACGGCGCGGGTATTGCCGGTGCCGAGCGACTGCCCGCTGTCGGTGAAATTCCCGGTGCCATCCCCGAACCAGATGGTCGTCGGGAGATCAATGCTGCCGACAACGATATCCACGTGCGCGTCGTTGTTGATCAGCCCGACCGCGATCCCGCGCGTGTTCCCGGTGCCGAGCGCATCGTATGGGGTGAATGTGCCGGTGCCGTCGTTGCGGTAGATGCGGTTCTGCCCCGCGCCAAATCCGTATGGCGCGTTGCCCACGATCGCATCCAGGTCATTGTCTCCGTCGACGTCCGCGATGGCCACGCAACCGCCGTTTTCCGCGCCGATCAGCTGCGGGCTCATGGTGAATCTCCCGGTGCCGTCGTTGAACCACACCCGATCCGCAAGATCCGCGTTTCCTCCCCTGGGATTGTTCACGACAAGCAGGTCGATGAAATTGTCCCCATTGAAATCACCCGCGCCGATGGCTCCGTTGTTGTTCCCGAACCCGTTGGGGAGGGGGTTTGGAGTGTCCCTGAATTGGCCGGCTCCGTTGTTCCGGAGGATGCGCACGATCCCCCCTCCGTTGCCCATTGCGATATCGATGTCGTTGTCACCATCGAAGTCACCCTGCGCCAGGCAGGATGCGCTGCTGCTGCCGAATCTCTGCCCGCTGTCCTTGATCGGGCCGCCCTGGTTGACGGGCACCCGGTTCCAGAGCTCGCTGGGGTAGCCGTTGATCGCGAGGAAAAAGTCGGTGTCGTTGTCCCCATCGAAATCCGCCGCCTCGATATCGATCGCGTTGTTGATGCCGAGGGTGACGGGTGCCAGCGTGAACGTCCCCGTGCCGTCGTTGCGCCAGACCTCGTTGGGCTGGGTGGTGTTGTTCCCCACCACCGCATCGATGTCCGAATCATTGTCCAAATCCGTCAGGACCACGCAGAACGAATAGCCGTCGCCGAGGCTCTGTCCGCTGTTCGTGAACGTTCCGTTGCCATCGTTGAACCACACCTCGTTGTCGTCGGCGAAGGGCGGATTGAAACCGTCGGCCACGAACGCGTCCGGAAAGGTGTCGCCGTTCAGGTCTGCGAACTGGATGTCAAAGGTGGTGCCGCCTCCGAGCTGCGTCGCGCTCAGCGTGAAGACACCGCTGCCATTGTTGATCCAGAGCTTGTTCTGGCCGTTGATCGAAAGGGCGATGTCCGGAAACGTGTCTCCGTTGACATCGAACACCGTGGACGACTGCGCAAAGGCGCTGCCCAATTGCTGTCCGCTGTCCGTGAAAACGCCGTTGCCGTCGTTGAGCCAGACCTCGGTGTAGATCACCGTGCTGCCGCTCATCGGGCTGTTTGCCGGAAGCACGACATCCAGATCGTTGTCCCCGTCGAGATCGGCAAGCGAGACCGCCACCCGCGAGTAGCTCCCGCTGATCGACTGCCCGCTGTCCGAGAAATTCCCGCTCCCGTCATTGAGCCACACCTTGCAAGGGCCCAGGTGGGTGGCGAGGAAAAGATCGGGATCCCCGTCGCCATCCAGATCGCCCAGCTGGGCGGCACCTGCAGCGGGAAGGGGGGCGGCGGTGGGGCTTTGTGTGAAGACGCCGCTGCCGTCATTCAGGAGGACTGTCCCTTCGTCGACGAGATGGATCAGGCAGACATCGAGATCGCCGTCATCGTCAACGTCGGCGGAGGTTGAGTCGATTGCAGTTGTGCCCTTGATTTTCTCC comes from Akkermansiaceae bacterium and encodes:
- a CDS encoding prepilin-type N-terminal cleavage/methylation domain-containing protein; its protein translation is MNKSPTNAAFPFRAGIRSGFTLVEVLTVIAIIAILMGAGAIGLGNINAGKGTSSAIASCEALFEEARTIAVSKRCKARVMVLAADPTKEKYLQRVVIIHEEIDANGAVVPDRWILASRGYDMPSGTYFSYQYSELEPGGKIPEFTLTTAKADYAGKYYYYEFNGEGIFDKPGSSFVIGAGVRPKGQEPKTTPSAKRDFAGFVVWRNGRTSTFRSPEQITGLPKSDIPFNF
- the galE gene encoding UDP-glucose 4-epimerase GalE encodes the protein MTDQPILITGGAGYIGSHTVRHLASSGKKIVVLDNLAYGHPEAIVDAGVEFVKGDVGDRALLQSLFETHRFCAVVHFAAFAYVGESVTDPLKYYWNNTAEPIVLLQAMQRHGCKAFVFSSTCATYGTPERVPIDESNPQNPINPYGHSKLMVERILRDCDHAWGLRSACLRYFNASGCSADGKIGEDHDPETHLIPRVLMAITGEIETLEVYGTDYPTPDGTCIRDYIHVEDLAEAHGLALDHLISGKPSVRCNLGTGKGISVREIIDAAEAVTGKKVPVIFGARREGDPPELVADPSLALQTLGWSAKHKDVQEIVASAWAWMSGPGGGRFPS
- a CDS encoding trypsin-like peptidase domain-containing protein translates to MKISAIVMTAALLAATLHAREPAASVADLRNLESMVAQVAAKAMPATVALVSEKSGSSGSGVIVSPDGLILTAAHVIQGMGEVDVYFPDGKKWLGKVLGANYSKDIGMVKMTDPGPWPFVLIGESKPLEAGDWVVALGHSAGFDPARTPPVRFGRVMSDGPGNFFTTDCTLIGGDSGGPLFGIDGKLVGINSSIGVSWKNNNHAGVDGFREDWDRLTEGQTWGILQMNPLANPETPVLGIGMAMQRGRDVGVSIQKVEPNSPAAAAGVRVGDMIRSVDGELVREGADLQQVLVKREVGDKVKLGILRGEESLEIEVELVKREELYKVR
- a CDS encoding PDZ domain-containing protein; translated protein: MNITHTIRCCALLAGLATMASAQRGNEEVPLMRSDEKKTVDGQTDAFNKALESVVRDAAESTVLIWGRANNPLELAYGTVIGDGTQVLTKWSQIMPYADTLYLQGGNGQEAKAEVAGIYTEEDLALLTVRGAAFTPAKFYEAPLTLGRFLAASRPSGKPGAFGVVGVLERNLRETDQAHLGILADQKYRGEGVRIADVQPEYGAAAAGIQAGDVILKIGDRAISGLQELKNAMSGKRPGDTIKILVDSAGKERSIDVRLSNRPVLGQFSGDRLNQMERMGGEPNRVRSGFSRVVQSDMQIEANRVGGPVADLDGRIVGITMARADRTRTYIMGSSAVMEMLKGKTDTVAEAMIKMEEERQQLAEQRRAMIPQLRAQGKPRDAQRMRRHLGDMERLIERMNREMEELGER
- a CDS encoding glycogen/starch synthase, with protein sequence MPKSLKTTNPRILIVTPEITYLPAGMGNMAQRMSAKAGGLADVSASLVSALFNLGADVHVAMPNYRKLFQGDVFNLHEKELKKYHEVLPEAHIHLAEDRIFYYRDRVYSNHSDEAMRIALVFQREVINHIVPKARPDLIHCNDWMTALIPAMAKRRGIKSLFTVHNIHTRQVSLEQAEGTGIDAAEFWMNLYFSANPGGYDHARSHVPVDLLTSGIFASHFINTVSPRFLWEIVEGWHPVVPWSVREEIRNKYHAGCASGILNAPDASYSPKTDDSLVRNFTHKDFWDAKRENKLALQHELGLDQNPDAPLFFWPSRLDPVQKGPQLVTDILVKTVSDYWDRGLQIAVIANGPHEVHFKQIIKDFNLGNRVAIVDFNERQSRLAYAASDFMLMPSLFEPCGLPQMTAPLYGSLPVVHGTGGLYDTIRPIDVQNSTGNGFRFDNYDAGALRWGVDRAMEFHALPFEIREPQIRRVMKESKKEFSHEEVARRYIEIYEQMLARPLVEQEAGEEFKGLTAANYSFLPSS
- the pdeM gene encoding ligase-associated DNA damage response endonuclease PdeM, translating into MLIESFAPVPLKLLPDSALLVLGERTHLVAADIHLGKSAAFRANGLPVPEGDTARDLARLAKLIRVHRPDQLVIAGDLFHAPAGANSSLMEELADFTQEIGIPFSLVTGNHDRRIRGLPTSIGTSDHLDLCGIRIVHSPEDAVHGMPTACGHIHPVLRIPDGRKTSLRLPCFHLSGNRLTLPAFGSFTGGHIVHPGKGDRFFVSHRDEVIEVPGSLITRAR
- a CDS encoding VCBS repeat-containing protein, producing the protein MKTPILLTGLSLIASLAALAEFQVAWAEKIKGTTAIDSTSADVDDDGDLDVCLIHLVDEGTVLLNDGSGVFTQSPTAAPLPAAGAAQLGDLDGDGDPDLFLATHLGPCKVWLNDGSGNFSDSGQSISGSYSRVAVSLADLDGDNDLDVVLPANSPMSGSTVIYTEVWLNDGNGVFTDSGQQLGSAFAQSSTVFDVNGDTFPDIALSINGQNKLWINNGSGVFTLSATQLGGGTTFDIQFADLNGDTFPDAFVADGFNPPFADDNEVWFNDGNGTFTNSGQSLGDGYSFCVVLTDLDNDSDIDAVVGNNTTQPNEVWRNDGTGTFTLAPVTLGINNAIDIEAADFDGDNDTDFFLAINGYPSELWNRVPVNQGGPIKDSGQRFGSSSASCLAQGDFDGDNDIDIAMGNGGGIVRILRNNGAGQFRDTPNPLPNGFGNNNGAIGAGDFNGDNFIDLLVVNNPRGGNADLADRVWFNDGTGRFTMSPQLIGAENGGCVAIADVDGDNDLDAIVGNAPYGFGAGQNRIYRNDGTGTFTPYDALGTGNTRGIAVGLINNDAHVDIVVGSIDLPTTIWFGDGTGNFTDSGQSLGTGNTRAVLLGDFDGSPGLDVLCANSSGGSKLYTNSGSGTFTESAQVFTGNNTTSAAAFDLEGDTDLDLWFGRGFFSNPDQLWTNDGSGSFVLETPTYGSQTTEAVIAADFNGDGDMDIFVASQAGDHILWAQGAAAVQAYAESFGLTGTDTEPFEDPDLDGVSNYEEYAFNMNPNLADSAVIGNFATATKGLPVFRVEVNGSNRAFVAETIQRIGADVIDYRLEAATNLVFGAPPAGITVTSNPFNANYQRTTYRYDIPSPPPAHFGRFRVLYSP